A genomic region of Rhodanobacter sp. contains the following coding sequences:
- a CDS encoding NUDIX hydrolase has product MDPRDAALPADAGAPVETLHQGRWLSLRRRGRWEYAERNNPGGAAIVIAVTPDDRVLFVEQYRVAIQSHTIEMPAGLVGDLKGQEDEGILLAAQRELEEETGWRCEHATLLHQGPSSAGMSTEMIAYVRAFDLVKVGAGGGDASENIVVHEVPRNEAGAWLFARAAEGYSIDPKLFAGLWLLEHGSAR; this is encoded by the coding sequence ATGGACCCGCGCGACGCCGCCCTGCCCGCCGATGCCGGCGCACCGGTGGAAACCCTGCACCAGGGCCGCTGGCTGAGCCTGCGCCGGCGCGGCCGCTGGGAATACGCCGAGCGCAACAATCCCGGCGGCGCCGCCATCGTCATCGCGGTGACGCCCGACGACCGCGTGCTGTTCGTCGAGCAGTACCGCGTGGCGATCCAGTCGCACACCATCGAGATGCCCGCGGGCCTGGTCGGCGACCTCAAAGGGCAGGAGGATGAAGGCATCCTGCTGGCCGCGCAACGCGAGCTGGAAGAGGAAACCGGCTGGCGCTGCGAACACGCGACCCTGCTGCACCAGGGGCCGTCGTCCGCCGGCATGAGCACCGAGATGATCGCCTACGTGCGCGCCTTCGACCTGGTGAAGGTGGGCGCGGGCGGCGGCGACGCCAGCGAGAACATCGTGGTGCATGAAGTGCCCCGGAACGAGGCCGGCGCGTGGTTGTTCGCACGCGCGGCGGAGGGCTATTCGATCGACCCGAAGCTGTTCGCGGGACTCTGGCTGCTGGAGCACGGCTCCGCGCGCTGA
- a CDS encoding pitrilysin family protein encodes MKLRGRLTPIALGVLLGVATLAGHASTASAADASPMAAQQAGDVTRATLDNGLRVVIVRDALAPMVATQITYLAGSYETPQGFPGTAHALEHMMFRNSTGMTGAQLNEMTGKMGAENNAFTTNDATQYFFMAPSQYLDVLLHIEATRMRGAQLTDKDWGLEKGAIEQEVSRDISAPSYLAFQQAERALYAGTGYAEDALGSRPSFDATTGKVLQNFYDKWYVPNNAILVITGDVDPQATLAKVKTLFGAIAKGDVPARAPLKLEPFKPQTIARTTPDATGTVQLAFRTPGQQSKDYAAFQVLMDVLGNSRSNLSDLAAQGKVLSADAWSQPFAHGGLGFVEVGFPKGGDSKQALGYLDGAVADLLKNGVPADLVEAAKKQEQAQFEFNRNSAMNLASAWSQALAWQGLDSPQQALDRILAVTPADVDRVARDYLRPDQRLTVVLTPDPNGKRPPDSQGFGGTEKFASDDKLDTPLPDWAAGPLKQLQMPHWTLAPTTMKLANGITLIVQPTHVSQTVTVRGRVDSNEDLQAPKGQEGVGQLLGSLFDYGTTTLDRAAFHKALDSIAATETAGSSFSLAVPSANFDKGMQLLADNELHPALPQQAFAVQQKTLSRTLAGELQSPNYKMIRALYTGVYPAGDPALRQATPQTVDSLTLADAKGYFAKAYRPDMTTIVVVGDVTPEQAKATVEKYFGAWQASGPKPDVVPKPVPVNPASYVVVPNAYASQDQVLMGQSLGLDVHNPDRYALQLGNEVLGGNGFASRLMVDIRVKHGYAYGAGSGMSFGRSRSLFYVQYGSDADKVKPVDDLVRQNLDAMRDTPVKPDELLNAKQARIRSIPLEVSSVDGIARSLLSWSINGEPLDEPMVAARHYLELTATQVQGAFKKYLQPGNLAQVVQGPEPKRH; translated from the coding sequence ATGAAACTTCGCGGCAGGCTTACCCCCATCGCATTGGGCGTGTTGCTGGGCGTGGCGACCCTGGCCGGCCATGCGTCGACCGCATCGGCCGCCGACGCGTCGCCGATGGCGGCGCAACAGGCGGGCGACGTGACGCGCGCCACGCTGGACAACGGTCTGCGCGTGGTCATCGTGCGCGACGCGCTGGCGCCGATGGTGGCCACGCAGATCACCTACCTGGCCGGAAGCTACGAGACGCCGCAGGGTTTCCCCGGCACCGCGCATGCGCTGGAACACATGATGTTCCGCAATTCCACCGGCATGACCGGCGCCCAGTTGAACGAGATGACCGGCAAGATGGGCGCGGAGAACAACGCGTTCACCACCAACGACGCGACCCAGTATTTCTTCATGGCGCCGTCGCAGTACCTGGACGTGCTGCTGCACATCGAAGCCACCCGCATGCGCGGCGCGCAGCTGACCGACAAGGACTGGGGCCTGGAAAAGGGCGCGATCGAGCAGGAGGTGTCGCGTGACATTTCCGCGCCCAGCTACCTGGCGTTCCAGCAGGCCGAACGCGCCTTGTATGCGGGCACCGGTTATGCCGAGGACGCGCTGGGCTCGCGCCCGAGCTTCGATGCGACCACCGGCAAGGTGCTGCAGAATTTCTACGACAAATGGTACGTGCCGAACAACGCGATCCTGGTGATCACGGGCGACGTCGACCCGCAGGCCACGCTGGCCAAGGTGAAGACGCTGTTCGGCGCCATCGCCAAGGGCGACGTGCCGGCGCGCGCGCCGCTCAAGCTGGAGCCGTTCAAGCCGCAGACCATCGCCCGGACCACGCCCGATGCCACCGGCACCGTGCAGCTCGCCTTCCGCACGCCGGGCCAGCAGTCGAAGGACTATGCGGCGTTCCAGGTGCTGATGGACGTGCTGGGCAATTCGCGCAGCAACCTTTCCGACCTCGCCGCGCAGGGCAAGGTGTTGTCGGCGGACGCGTGGAGCCAGCCGTTCGCGCACGGCGGACTGGGCTTCGTCGAAGTCGGCTTTCCCAAGGGCGGCGACAGCAAGCAGGCGCTGGGCTATCTCGATGGCGCGGTGGCCGACCTGCTGAAGAACGGCGTGCCGGCCGACCTGGTCGAGGCCGCCAAGAAACAGGAGCAGGCGCAGTTCGAGTTCAACCGCAACAGCGCGATGAACCTCGCCTCGGCGTGGTCGCAGGCGTTGGCATGGCAGGGGCTGGACTCGCCGCAGCAGGCGCTCGACCGGATCCTCGCGGTCACCCCGGCCGACGTCGACCGCGTGGCCCGCGACTACCTGCGGCCCGACCAGCGGCTCACCGTGGTGCTGACGCCCGATCCCAACGGCAAGCGTCCGCCGGACAGCCAGGGCTTCGGCGGCACCGAGAAGTTCGCCAGCGACGACAAGCTCGACACGCCGCTGCCCGACTGGGCGGCCGGGCCGCTCAAGCAGCTGCAGATGCCGCACTGGACGCTGGCGCCGACGACGATGAAGCTCGCCAACGGCATCACCCTGATCGTGCAGCCCACCCACGTCAGCCAGACCGTGACGGTGCGCGGCCGCGTCGACAGCAACGAGGACCTGCAAGCGCCGAAGGGGCAGGAGGGCGTGGGCCAACTGCTGGGCTCGCTGTTCGACTACGGCACCACCACGCTGGATCGCGCCGCGTTCCACAAGGCGTTGGACAGCATCGCCGCCACCGAGACGGCCGGCAGCAGCTTCAGCCTCGCCGTGCCCAGCGCGAACTTCGACAAGGGCATGCAACTGCTGGCCGACAACGAACTGCATCCGGCGCTGCCGCAGCAGGCATTCGCCGTGCAGCAGAAAACGCTCTCGCGCACGCTGGCCGGCGAACTGCAGTCGCCGAACTACAAGATGATCCGCGCGCTGTACACGGGCGTATATCCGGCGGGCGATCCGGCCCTGCGCCAGGCTACGCCGCAGACCGTGGACAGCCTGACGCTGGCGGACGCGAAGGGCTATTTCGCCAAGGCCTACCGTCCCGACATGACCACGATCGTGGTGGTCGGCGACGTCACGCCCGAGCAGGCCAAGGCCACCGTGGAGAAATACTTCGGCGCCTGGCAGGCCAGCGGCCCGAAGCCCGACGTGGTGCCGAAACCGGTGCCGGTCAACCCGGCGAGCTACGTCGTCGTGCCGAACGCCTACGCCTCGCAGGACCAGGTGCTGATGGGGCAGTCGCTCGGCCTCGACGTGCACAACCCCGACCGCTACGCGCTGCAGCTCGGCAACGAGGTGCTGGGCGGCAACGGCTTCGCCTCGCGGCTGATGGTGGACATCCGCGTCAAGCACGGCTACGCCTACGGCGCGGGCTCGGGCATGAGCTTCGGCCGCTCGCGCTCGTTGTTCTACGTGCAGTACGGCAGCGACGCCGACAAGGTGAAGCCGGTGGACGACCTGGTGCGGCAGAACCTCGACGCGATGCGCGACACGCCGGTGAAGCCGGACGAACTGCTCAACGCCAAGCAGGCGCGCATCCGCTCGATCCCGCTCGAAGTGTCGAGCGTCGACGGCATCGCCCGCTCGCTGCTCTCCTGGAGCATCAACGGCGAGCCGCTTGACGAGCCGATGGTGGCCGCGCGCCACTATCTCGAACTCACCGCCACGCAGGTGCAGGGGGCGTTCAAGAAATACCTGCAACCGGGCAACCTCGCGCAGGTGGTCCAGGGGCCGGAGCCCAAGCGGCACTGA
- the tpx gene encoding thiol peroxidase, producing MSTVNFKGQPIRVDGGFPVPGQPAPAFRLVGGDLSDITLANHAGKRKVLNIFPSVDTGVCATSVRRFNELAAKLANTVVLCISADLPFAQGRFCGAEGITNVQMLSLMRGREFLTDYGVAIAEGPLAGVTARAVVVLDEHDKVIHAELVDEITHEPDYDAALKALG from the coding sequence ATGTCCACAGTGAATTTCAAGGGCCAGCCGATACGTGTCGACGGCGGCTTTCCCGTGCCCGGCCAGCCGGCGCCGGCGTTCCGCCTGGTCGGCGGCGACCTGTCCGACATCACGCTGGCCAACCATGCCGGCAAGCGCAAGGTGCTGAACATCTTCCCCAGCGTGGACACCGGCGTGTGCGCGACCTCGGTGCGCCGCTTCAACGAGCTGGCGGCCAAGCTCGCCAACACCGTGGTGCTGTGCATCTCGGCCGACCTGCCATTCGCGCAGGGCCGCTTCTGCGGCGCCGAGGGCATCACCAACGTGCAGATGCTGTCGCTGATGCGCGGCCGCGAATTCCTGACCGACTACGGCGTGGCGATCGCCGAAGGTCCGCTGGCCGGCGTTACCGCTCGTGCGGTGGTGGTGCTCGACGAGCACGACAAGGTGATCCACGCCGAGCTGGTGGACGAGATCACGCACGAGCCGGACTACGATGCGGCGTTGAAGGCGCTGGGCTGA
- a CDS encoding response regulator transcription factor has product MRILLVEDEAPLRETLAARLKRDGFAVDAAQDGEEALYLGREVPFDLAIIDLGLPKMSGMDLIKALREAGQRYPVLILTARGGWQDKVEGLKQGADDYLVKPFHVEELLARINALVRRASGWSKPVLACGPIKLDTTAQTVTVEDKIVDLTSYEYKVLEYLMLHAGELVSKADLTEHIYQQDFDRDSNVLEVFIGRLRRKLDPEGALKPIETVRGRGYRFAIPRTDGDE; this is encoded by the coding sequence ATGCGCATCCTCTTGGTGGAAGACGAGGCGCCGCTGCGCGAGACGCTGGCGGCGCGCCTGAAGCGCGACGGCTTTGCCGTCGACGCGGCGCAGGACGGCGAGGAGGCGCTGTACCTCGGCCGCGAAGTGCCGTTCGATCTCGCCATCATCGACCTGGGCCTGCCCAAGATGTCCGGCATGGACCTGATCAAGGCGCTGCGCGAAGCCGGCCAGCGCTACCCGGTACTGATCCTCACCGCGCGCGGCGGCTGGCAGGACAAGGTGGAAGGCCTCAAGCAGGGCGCCGACGACTACCTGGTCAAACCCTTCCACGTCGAGGAACTGCTGGCGCGCATCAACGCGCTGGTGCGCCGCGCCAGCGGCTGGTCCAAGCCGGTGCTGGCCTGCGGCCCGATCAAGCTGGACACCACCGCGCAGACGGTGACGGTGGAAGACAAGATCGTCGACCTCACCAGCTACGAGTACAAGGTGCTGGAATACCTGATGCTGCACGCCGGCGAGCTGGTCTCCAAGGCCGATCTCACCGAACACATCTACCAGCAGGACTTCGACCGCGACTCCAACGTGCTGGAAGTCTTCATCGGCCGCCTGCGCCGCAAGCTGGACCCGGAAGGCGCCCTCAAGCCCATCGAGACCGTGCGTGGACGCGGATACCGTTTTGCCATCCCCCGTACCGACGGCGACGAATGA
- a CDS encoding polyprenyl synthetase family protein, producing MNSIPADATRPADFAAVRALADADMHRIDALIRARLASDVVLINQIAEHIIAGGGKRLRPMLHALAARAAGYHGEQHVKLAAVIEFIHTSTLLHDDVVDESGLRRGRQTANALWGNAASVLVGDFLYSRSFQLMVELDDMRIMRILADTTNTIAEGEVLQLLNIGNADVDEAAYLAVIERKTAVLFAAATELGGLLGGLPDAQVAALRRYGMELGYAFQIADDLLDYTSDADTLGKNIGDDLAEGKPTLPLIYALQSATPEQVASLRHAIEHGGLDSLDRIVAAIRDSGALERTRARAEAHANAAHEALAGLPASPYRDALATLADYSVQRTF from the coding sequence ATGAACTCGATTCCAGCCGACGCCACACGCCCCGCCGACTTCGCCGCCGTGCGCGCGCTCGCCGACGCCGACATGCACCGCATCGACGCGCTGATCCGCGCGCGGCTGGCTTCCGACGTGGTGCTGATCAACCAGATCGCCGAGCACATCATCGCCGGCGGCGGCAAGCGGCTGCGCCCGATGCTGCACGCGCTGGCCGCGCGCGCGGCGGGCTACCACGGCGAGCAGCACGTGAAGCTGGCCGCGGTGATCGAGTTCATCCACACCTCCACCCTGCTGCACGACGACGTGGTGGACGAATCCGGCCTGCGCCGCGGCCGGCAGACCGCCAACGCGCTGTGGGGCAACGCCGCCAGCGTACTGGTGGGCGATTTCCTCTACTCGCGCTCGTTCCAGCTGATGGTGGAACTGGACGACATGCGCATCATGCGCATCCTCGCCGACACCACCAACACCATCGCCGAGGGCGAGGTGCTGCAGCTGCTCAACATCGGCAACGCCGACGTGGACGAGGCCGCCTACCTCGCGGTGATCGAACGCAAGACCGCCGTGCTGTTCGCCGCCGCCACCGAGCTGGGCGGCCTGCTCGGCGGCCTGCCGGACGCGCAGGTCGCCGCGCTGCGCCGCTACGGCATGGAGCTGGGCTATGCGTTCCAGATCGCCGACGACCTGCTGGACTACACCAGCGATGCCGACACGCTGGGCAAGAACATCGGCGACGACCTTGCCGAGGGCAAGCCCACCCTGCCGCTGATCTACGCGCTGCAAAGCGCCACGCCGGAACAGGTGGCCTCGCTGCGCCACGCCATCGAGCACGGCGGGCTGGATTCGCTGGACCGCATCGTCGCGGCGATCCGCGACTCCGGCGCGCTGGAGCGCACCCGCGCACGCGCCGAGGCGCATGCCAACGCCGCGCACGAAGCGCTGGCCGGCCTGCCCGCGTCGCCGTACCGCGACGCGCTGGCCACGCTGGCGGACTACTCCGTGCAGCGCACGTTCTGA
- the birA gene encoding bifunctional biotin--[acetyl-CoA-carboxylase] ligase/biotin operon repressor BirA, whose product MQAAELLAELAPGVPRSGVELAAAAGVTRAAVWKQIEALRARGVPVEAGGSGGYRLPWPVQLLDAGRIRAQLPAATAGQLGALEVHWELDSTSSELQRRGAAAPDLSVVMAETQSAGRGRRGRRWLSPPGLNIYLSCVKRFDTGFAALSGLSLAIGVIVLRTLASLDIPGAALKWPNDILAAAPGQAHGKLAGILVELSGEYQGPCAAIIGIGLNLRLTDALRAQAGQPACDLAALAGGTPPDRNRTAAALIAALADGLRQFEREGFAAFADEYARHDLLHGQPLRLTGAGGERDGIGAGVDNRGALLLRLPDGDIQRIDSADVTVRRT is encoded by the coding sequence ATGCAAGCCGCCGAACTGCTGGCCGAGCTGGCCCCCGGCGTGCCGCGATCGGGCGTCGAATTGGCCGCCGCCGCCGGGGTGACCCGCGCCGCCGTGTGGAAGCAGATCGAAGCGCTGCGCGCGCGCGGCGTGCCCGTCGAAGCCGGCGGCAGCGGCGGCTACCGGCTGCCGTGGCCGGTGCAGTTGCTGGACGCCGGGCGCATCCGCGCCCAGCTGCCCGCCGCGACCGCCGGGCAACTCGGCGCGCTGGAGGTACACTGGGAGCTCGACTCCACCTCCAGCGAACTGCAGCGCCGCGGCGCCGCGGCGCCGGACTTGTCCGTGGTGATGGCCGAGACGCAGAGCGCGGGGCGCGGCCGCCGCGGCCGCCGCTGGCTGTCGCCGCCGGGGCTGAACATCTACCTGTCCTGCGTGAAGCGCTTCGACACCGGCTTCGCCGCGCTGTCGGGCCTGTCGCTGGCGATCGGCGTGATCGTGCTGCGCACGCTGGCTTCGCTGGATATCCCTGGCGCCGCGCTGAAATGGCCGAACGACATCCTGGCCGCCGCGCCCGGCCAGGCGCATGGCAAGCTAGCCGGCATCCTGGTCGAACTCAGCGGCGAGTACCAGGGACCGTGCGCCGCGATCATCGGCATCGGGCTCAACCTGCGGCTCACCGACGCGCTGCGCGCGCAGGCCGGGCAACCCGCCTGCGACCTTGCCGCGCTGGCTGGCGGCACGCCGCCGGACCGCAACCGCACCGCCGCCGCACTGATCGCCGCGCTGGCCGACGGCCTGCGCCAGTTCGAGCGCGAAGGATTCGCCGCATTCGCCGACGAATACGCCCGGCACGACCTGCTGCACGGACAACCGCTGCGGCTGACCGGCGCCGGCGGCGAGCGCGACGGCATCGGCGCCGGCGTGGACAACCGCGGCGCCCTGCTGCTGCGCCTGCCGGACGGCGATATCCAGCGCATCGACAGCGCCGACGTCACGGTGCGCCGCACATGA
- the dusA gene encoding tRNA dihydrouridine(20/20a) synthase DusA: MNAAAPPAAAEDWRLSVAPMMDWTDRHCRFFHRLLSPHARLYTEMVTSAALVRGKQLRLLEHSHEEHPVALQLGGSEPAELAEAARLGAAAGYDEINLNVGCPSDRVQSGRFGACLMYEPALVADCVKAMRDAVSVPVTVKCRIGVDDQDDYADLQHFTETMLEAGIQVLVVHARKAWLKGLSPKENREIPPLDYPRVHRLKREFPQLVVAINGGITTVEQVQAQLAELDGVMLGRAAYHDPYLLARLEHVLYGTPLPSREDVLLRLRPYIEAELKRGTALKHIARHLLGLYQGEPGARGFRRTLSEGAHLPGAGWPLLAKAVEPLRPAA, from the coding sequence ATGAATGCCGCCGCCCCCCCCGCCGCCGCCGAAGACTGGCGCCTGTCCGTCGCCCCGATGATGGACTGGACCGACCGGCACTGCCGGTTCTTCCACCGCCTGCTTTCCCCGCATGCGCGCCTGTACACCGAGATGGTGACCAGCGCCGCGCTGGTGCGCGGCAAACAGTTGCGCCTGCTCGAACACAGCCACGAGGAACACCCGGTGGCGCTGCAGCTGGGCGGCAGCGAGCCGGCCGAGCTGGCCGAGGCCGCCAGGCTGGGCGCGGCGGCCGGCTACGACGAGATCAACCTCAACGTGGGCTGCCCGTCCGACCGCGTGCAGTCCGGCCGCTTCGGCGCCTGCCTGATGTACGAGCCCGCGCTGGTGGCCGATTGCGTGAAGGCGATGCGCGATGCGGTGAGCGTGCCGGTCACGGTGAAGTGCCGCATCGGCGTGGACGACCAGGACGACTACGCCGACCTGCAGCACTTCACCGAAACCATGCTGGAAGCCGGCATCCAAGTGCTGGTGGTGCATGCGCGCAAGGCCTGGCTCAAGGGCCTGTCGCCGAAGGAGAACCGCGAGATCCCGCCGCTGGACTATCCCCGCGTGCACCGCCTGAAGCGCGAGTTCCCGCAACTGGTGGTCGCCATCAACGGCGGCATCACCACGGTGGAACAGGTGCAGGCGCAACTGGCCGAACTGGACGGCGTAATGCTCGGCCGTGCCGCCTACCACGACCCCTACCTGCTGGCCCGGCTCGAACACGTGCTGTACGGCACGCCCCTGCCCAGCCGCGAGGACGTGCTGCTGCGCCTGCGTCCCTACATCGAGGCCGAACTCAAGCGCGGCACCGCGCTCAAGCACATCGCACGCCACTTGCTGGGCCTGTACCAGGGCGAACCCGGCGCGCGCGGCTTCCGCCGGACGCTCAGCGAGGGCGCACACTTGCCGGGCGCCGGCTGGCCGTTGCTCGCAAAAGCCGTCGAGCCGCTGCGGCCCGCGGCGTGA
- the fpr gene encoding ferredoxin-NADP reductase: MVAFATEHVIDVQHWNDTLFSFRTTRDPSFRFDSGQFVMIGLETEGRPLMRAYSIASASWEEHLEFFSIKVPNGPLTSRLQHLKPGDPLIVTRKPTGTLVLTDLKPGKHLYLLGTGTGLAPFMSIIRDPDTYERYEKIVLAHGVRRIDDLAYAHYLEHELPQHEYLGELVREKLVYYPTVTREPFRHRGRITDAIADGLMSETTGLPPLNPETDRVMLCGSPAMLDDLCALLDGRGFHASPRTREPGDYVIERAFVEK; this comes from the coding sequence ATGGTGGCTTTCGCGACCGAGCACGTGATCGACGTGCAGCATTGGAACGACACACTGTTCTCCTTCCGCACCACGCGCGATCCGTCTTTCCGCTTCGACAGCGGGCAGTTCGTGATGATCGGGCTGGAGACCGAAGGCCGTCCGCTGATGCGCGCCTACTCGATCGCCAGCGCGAGCTGGGAGGAGCACCTGGAGTTCTTCTCGATCAAGGTGCCGAACGGCCCGCTCACCTCGCGCCTGCAGCATCTCAAGCCGGGCGATCCGCTGATCGTCACGCGCAAGCCCACCGGTACCCTGGTGCTCACCGATCTCAAGCCCGGCAAGCACCTCTACCTGCTCGGCACCGGCACCGGGCTGGCGCCGTTCATGAGCATCATCCGCGACCCGGACACCTACGAGCGCTACGAGAAGATCGTGCTGGCGCACGGCGTGCGCCGCATCGACGACCTCGCCTACGCGCACTATCTCGAACACGAGCTGCCGCAGCACGAGTACCTGGGCGAGCTGGTGCGCGAGAAGCTGGTCTACTACCCCACGGTGACGCGCGAGCCGTTCCGCCACCGCGGCCGCATCACCGACGCCATCGCCGACGGCCTGATGAGCGAAACCACCGGCCTGCCGCCGCTCAATCCGGAGACGGACCGCGTGATGCTGTGCGGCAGCCCGGCGATGCTCGACGACCTCTGCGCATTGCTGGACGGCCGCGGTTTCCACGCCTCGCCGCGCACCCGCGAGCCCGGCGACTACGTGATCGAGCGGGCGTTCGTGGAGAAGTAG
- a CDS encoding type III pantothenate kinase, whose amino-acid sequence MKLLLDLGNTRLKWALRQGGDTLAGGAVAWSESVAEALAAAWSGLPQPAAVFGASVVDAAREQQVARSVAAHCLREVAWLRTPAEACGVRNAYAEPQRLGVDRFLAMVAARADGIAPCVLASAGTALTLDALAADGRHLGGLIAPGPRLMQQSLLGATAQVRPTHAGAIVEAADNTADAVASGCWLAAAALVERFVSRMAPALGGSPALRLGGGDAETLQPLLAGPAELAHDGVLRGLATWAEAQ is encoded by the coding sequence ATGAAACTGCTGCTGGATCTCGGCAATACGCGGTTGAAATGGGCCTTGCGCCAAGGCGGCGATACGCTCGCCGGCGGCGCGGTGGCCTGGAGCGAAAGCGTGGCGGAGGCGCTCGCCGCCGCGTGGTCCGGCCTGCCGCAACCGGCGGCGGTGTTCGGCGCGTCGGTCGTCGACGCCGCACGCGAGCAACAGGTCGCCCGCAGCGTCGCCGCGCATTGCCTGCGCGAGGTGGCATGGCTGCGCACGCCGGCCGAGGCCTGCGGCGTGCGCAACGCCTATGCCGAACCGCAGCGGCTGGGCGTGGACCGCTTCCTCGCGATGGTCGCCGCCCGCGCCGACGGCATCGCGCCTTGCGTGCTGGCCAGCGCGGGCACCGCGCTCACGCTGGATGCGCTCGCCGCCGACGGCCGCCATCTCGGCGGACTGATCGCGCCGGGGCCGCGCCTGATGCAGCAGTCGCTGCTGGGCGCCACCGCGCAGGTGCGACCGACGCATGCGGGCGCAATCGTCGAGGCCGCGGACAACACCGCCGACGCCGTCGCTTCCGGCTGCTGGCTGGCGGCGGCGGCACTGGTCGAACGCTTCGTATCGCGCATGGCGCCCGCGCTGGGCGGCTCGCCCGCGCTGCGCCTCGGCGGCGGCGACGCGGAAACGCTGCAGCCCCTGCTCGCCGGGCCCGCGGAACTCGCCCACGACGGCGTGCTGCGCGGACTGGCAACGTGGGCCGAGGCACAATAG
- a CDS encoding ATP-binding protein, with product MDADTVLPSPVPTATNEPTPRRPLSLAARSAITTGFVLAAFLGLVGVVMAVAKKQSALNSLQNQLRDAAITDIITHTDANRDGRLLPPDSPPQKFSQPGSGLYAVILGPDGYRWESASAIGHDFRFLKPMQPGDREFAGPVDTRMGRLYYFAIGVTFDYLGDKSTPATIMVAQTEQQLEGENAVYRRTLALWLSVLGLLLIVLQLLLLRWSLTPLRKVASDMSRVEHGDSDHLDSQYPLELTGLTERINAFIDSEREQRTRYRHTLADLAHSLKTPLAVIRSQMESSSDEHARRDVLDQVRRMDELVAYQLARAATSGRQTFAAAVPIASHAEDLVQSLEKVYAAKNVLCEFDIEDGASFHGELNDLLELMGNLLENAFKWTSHHVLLVVQKQPQPGRARPGLLLSVEDDGPGIAEDKVEKVLQRGVRGDERVQGHGIGLSIVQDIVRAYHGELTVDRSPDFGGARFSVKLPPE from the coding sequence GTGGACGCGGATACCGTTTTGCCATCCCCCGTACCGACGGCGACGAATGAGCCCACGCCGCGCCGCCCGCTGTCGCTGGCGGCGCGCTCGGCCATCACCACCGGATTCGTGCTGGCCGCCTTCCTCGGCCTGGTCGGCGTGGTCATGGCCGTGGCAAAAAAGCAGAGCGCGCTGAACAGCCTGCAGAACCAACTGCGCGACGCCGCGATCACCGACATCATCACCCACACCGACGCCAACCGCGACGGCCGCCTGCTGCCGCCCGATTCGCCGCCGCAGAAGTTCTCGCAGCCGGGCTCGGGCCTGTACGCGGTGATCCTCGGCCCGGACGGCTACCGCTGGGAGTCCGCTTCGGCCATCGGCCACGACTTCCGCTTCCTCAAGCCCATGCAACCCGGCGACCGCGAGTTCGCCGGCCCGGTGGATACGCGCATGGGCCGGCTGTACTACTTCGCCATCGGGGTGACGTTCGACTACCTGGGCGACAAGTCCACGCCCGCCACGATCATGGTCGCGCAGACCGAGCAACAGCTCGAAGGCGAGAACGCGGTGTACCGGCGCACGCTGGCGCTGTGGTTGTCGGTGCTGGGCCTGCTGTTGATCGTGCTGCAGCTGCTGCTGCTGCGCTGGAGCCTCACCCCGCTGCGCAAGGTGGCCAGCGACATGAGCCGCGTCGAGCACGGCGACAGCGACCACCTGGACAGCCAGTACCCGCTGGAACTCACCGGCCTCACCGAGCGCATCAACGCCTTCATCGACAGCGAGCGCGAGCAGCGCACGCGCTACCGCCACACCCTGGCCGACCTTGCGCACAGCCTGAAGACGCCGCTGGCGGTGATCCGCTCGCAGATGGAGTCGTCCAGCGACGAACACGCGCGGCGGGACGTGCTCGATCAGGTGCGCCGCATGGACGAACTGGTCGCCTACCAGCTGGCCCGCGCGGCCACCTCGGGACGGCAGACGTTCGCCGCCGCCGTCCCCATCGCCAGCCACGCCGAGGACCTGGTGCAGAGCCTCGAAAAGGTCTACGCCGCCAAGAACGTGCTGTGCGAGTTCGACATCGAGGACGGCGCCTCCTTCCACGGCGAGTTGAACGACCTGCTCGAACTGATGGGCAACCTGCTGGAAAACGCGTTCAAGTGGACGAGCCACCACGTGCTGCTGGTGGTACAGAAGCAACCCCAGCCCGGCCGTGCCCGGCCCGGCCTGCTGCTCAGCGTGGAAGACGACGGCCCCGGCATCGCCGAAGACAAGGTCGAGAAGGTGCTGCAGCGCGGCGTGCGCGGCGACGAGCGTGTGCAGGGCCACGGCATCGGGCTATCCATCGTGCAGGACATCGTGCGCGCCTACCACGGCGAACTGACGGTGGATCGTTCGCCCGATTTCGGCGGTGCGCGCTTCAGCGTGAAATTGCCGCCGGAATAA